A genomic window from Xenorhabdus cabanillasii includes:
- a CDS encoding phage tail assembly protein → MTDTLKTQNDDLRTIELEAPLARGNGKITEVTIRKPTSGALRGARLQALLEMDVDSMLLVLPRVTTPALTKNDLMMMSPGDLINLSVEVVNFLLPKSVKSDSQND, encoded by the coding sequence ATGACTGACACACTGAAAACTCAAAATGATGATCTGCGCACAATCGAATTGGAAGCTCCACTGGCGCGGGGTAACGGAAAAATCACGGAAGTGACGATACGTAAACCTACCAGTGGCGCGTTGCGCGGTGCACGTTTACAGGCACTGCTGGAAATGGATGTGGATTCTATGCTGCTGGTCCTGCCGCGTGTTACCACTCCTGCATTGACCAAGAATGACCTGATGATGATGTCACCTGGTGATCTGATTAATCTCAGTGTGGAGGTGGTCAATTTTTTGTTGCCGAAGTCGGTCAAGTCCGATTCCCAGAACGATTAA
- a CDS encoding phage major tail tube protein, with the protein MALPRKLKYLNLFNDGNNYQGIVEELTLPKLSRKLEAYRGAGMNGSAMVDLGLDEGALDAEFTLGGIESQLYKQWGIAQVDGVMLRFAGSFEREDTGDVVAVEVVMRGRFQEFDHGTYKQGDNTQTKITAKNTYFKLTWDGEELIEIDTVNMVEKVGGEDRLAQHRRAIGLF; encoded by the coding sequence ATGGCATTACCTCGCAAACTTAAATATCTGAATTTGTTCAATGATGGCAACAACTATCAGGGCATTGTGGAAGAACTGACTCTTCCTAAGTTAAGCCGCAAGCTGGAAGCCTATCGTGGTGCTGGTATGAACGGCAGCGCAATGGTGGATTTAGGTCTGGATGAAGGTGCACTGGATGCGGAATTCACTCTGGGCGGTATTGAGTCTCAGCTGTATAAACAGTGGGGCATTGCACAAGTCGATGGTGTCATGCTGCGCTTTGCCGGCTCTTTTGAACGCGAAGATACGGGTGACGTGGTTGCAGTTGAAGTTGTTATGCGTGGTCGTTTCCAGGAATTCGATCACGGTACTTATAAACAAGGCGACAACACGCAAACCAAAATTACCGCTAAAAATACTTACTTTAAACTGACCTGGGATGGCGAAGAGCTGATTGAAATCGACACCGTCAACATGGTTGAAAAAGTGGGCGGAGAAGATCGCCTGGCACAGCATCGCCGCGCTATCGGTCTTTTTTAA
- a CDS encoding phage tail sheath protein — protein sequence MAQDYHHGVRVQEINEGTRTITTVSTAIVGMVCTAPDADEKTFPLNTPVLITDVMSASGKAGKKGTLSASLKAIAAQALPVTVVVRVAEGESEEVTISNIIGGVTDAGKKTGMQALLAAQSQLGVKPRILGVPGLDSKAVAVELASVAQKLKAMAYVSAYGCKNISEVIKYRDNFNQRELMLIWPDFLSWDTVTNSEAIAFATARALGLRAKIDEETGWHKTLSNVGVNGVTGLSADVFWDLQDTATDADLLNKSGVTTLIRKNGFRFWGSRTCADDPLFQFESYTRTAQVLADTMAEAHMWAIDKPLTPSLVRDIIEGINAKFRELKAGGYIIDGRCWYDDKANDKDTLKAGKLTIDYDYTPVPPLENMMLRQRITDSYLMDFAKSINK from the coding sequence ATGGCACAAGATTATCATCACGGAGTCCGTGTACAGGAAATTAATGAAGGTACTCGTACCATCACTACCGTTAGCACTGCTATCGTAGGTATGGTTTGTACTGCTCCTGACGCAGACGAAAAAACATTTCCATTAAATACTCCAGTCCTGATTACTGACGTTATGAGCGCCAGTGGTAAAGCTGGAAAAAAAGGGACTTTGTCCGCATCACTGAAAGCCATTGCTGCTCAGGCTCTGCCTGTGACTGTGGTTGTTCGTGTGGCTGAGGGCGAATCTGAAGAAGTAACCATTTCTAACATCATCGGTGGTGTCACTGATGCAGGTAAGAAAACCGGTATGCAGGCACTGTTGGCAGCACAAAGCCAGCTCGGTGTTAAACCACGCATTCTGGGTGTTCCGGGGCTGGATTCAAAAGCAGTTGCTGTTGAACTGGCAAGTGTTGCCCAGAAACTGAAAGCAATGGCGTATGTCAGCGCTTATGGCTGCAAAAATATCTCCGAAGTTATCAAATATCGCGACAACTTCAATCAGCGTGAGCTGATGCTGATTTGGCCAGATTTTCTGAGTTGGGATACCGTTACTAACAGCGAAGCTATCGCGTTTGCAACCGCTCGCGCTCTGGGCCTGCGCGCCAAAATCGACGAAGAGACTGGCTGGCATAAGACGTTATCCAACGTTGGTGTCAACGGTGTGACTGGTCTGTCTGCTGATGTCTTCTGGGATCTGCAAGATACTGCGACTGACGCTGATCTGCTGAACAAAAGTGGTGTCACTACACTGATCCGCAAAAACGGTTTCCGTTTCTGGGGTTCCCGTACTTGTGCAGATGATCCACTGTTCCAGTTCGAAAGCTACACCCGTACCGCTCAGGTTCTGGCTGACACTATGGCTGAAGCGCACATGTGGGCGATTGACAAACCGCTGACCCCATCGCTGGTACGCGACATTATCGAAGGCATCAATGCTAAGTTCCGTGAACTGAAAGCTGGTGGTTACATTATCGATGGCCGTTGCTGGTATGACGACAAAGCCAACGATAAAGACACCCTGAAAGCAGGCAAATTGACCATCGATTACGACTATACACCTGTACCGCCACTGGAAAACATGATGTTACGCCAGCGCATTACAGATAGTTACCTGATGGATTTCGCAAAAAGTATCAATAAATAA
- a CDS encoding glycosyltransferase family 25 protein, with amino-acid sequence MKVFVINLEKDIERRKSMQEQLQNVNLDAEFITAVYGKELTNEQLLNSCPNFDDLALTLGEVGCSMSHINVYKRMIDSSIPVALVLEDDVLFDENLITILSSLDNHSLLLSSKPYVFLLNNTNEYFESFKKPLIENYNIVNVIDAACAFGYVLNLSAAKKLYDYLQPVRFVADEWKFFKEQGVIKLKGIIPPVIHPSVQSLDSSIGEREYTLTKLDIENRKRTIIIQIKLALWRIFIRTWLKKVRP; translated from the coding sequence ATGAAGGTTTTTGTCATTAATTTAGAAAAAGATATAGAACGCAGAAAATCAATGCAAGAACAGTTGCAAAATGTGAATCTTGATGCTGAATTCATAACAGCAGTATACGGAAAAGAATTAACTAATGAGCAGCTGTTAAACTCATGTCCTAATTTTGATGACTTAGCCCTCACTCTTGGTGAAGTTGGTTGTTCAATGAGCCATATAAATGTATATAAAAGAATGATCGATAGCAGTATACCTGTTGCTTTAGTATTAGAAGATGATGTACTTTTTGATGAAAATTTAATTACTATATTGTCGTCTTTAGATAATCACTCCTTGTTATTAAGTTCAAAACCTTATGTTTTTTTATTAAATAACACTAATGAATATTTCGAATCATTTAAGAAACCATTAATAGAAAACTATAATATTGTCAATGTAATTGATGCCGCATGTGCTTTTGGATATGTTTTAAATCTATCCGCAGCCAAGAAATTATATGATTATTTACAACCTGTTAGATTTGTTGCCGATGAATGGAAATTTTTCAAAGAACAAGGTGTAATTAAATTGAAAGGAATTATCCCGCCAGTAATTCATCCTTCTGTCCAATCGCTAGATTCATCAATCGGAGAAAGAGAGTATACATTGACGAAGTTAGATATAGAAAATAGAAAACGTACAATTATCATTCAAATAAAGTTAGCTTTGTGGAGAATATTCATTCGTACTTGGCTGAAAAAAGTTAGGCCTTAG
- a CDS encoding GpE family phage tail protein, with the protein MVADIATVFHWTPADTDEMSLSELLDWRHRAILRSGAENE; encoded by the coding sequence CTGGTGGCAGATATTGCCACCGTTTTTCACTGGACTCCGGCAGACACAGATGAAATGTCATTGTCGGAATTATTGGACTGGCGACATCGGGCCATTTTAAGAAGTGGTGCAGAAAATGAGTAA
- a CDS encoding phage tail protein, protein MPEIREHLAISFNLGLAETVDLAKNALNKDIGGAVLQPVYFHGAQTNTGAINVFTRTDGNNIGDSLSYLGYNHGTPAKPSFSHYLRGQGTTNIDTLNGCYVREELRIGKRVVPADYGNFDDRYIQLNTNTKTSGYILSKTANYLDDPSSRNLGLSGFLRPNEDLSGLGALAIHVAHPQAQSAQHARGISFSYGGYSGYFRLSTYAFDEKGNFRGSKRILTEEDINPLTNIPVGVPLPWPHANPPEGYFECNGQHFDKSKYPKLGIAYPFGIIPDLRGEFIRGLDKGKGADPNREILTHQEGTIISGFDDNDTGDVSFIGKPDYAFGDPMTSEQWKSIKGKKWIYPGNSTVQLYDWWAYVSTRPRNIAFLYIVRAA, encoded by the coding sequence ATGCCTGAAATTAGGGAACATTTAGCAATCTCTTTTAACCTCGGTTTGGCGGAAACCGTGGATCTGGCGAAAAACGCACTCAACAAAGATATTGGCGGGGCAGTTCTACAGCCCGTTTATTTTCATGGTGCTCAAACTAATACTGGTGCAATTAATGTTTTTACTCGCACAGATGGTAATAATATAGGAGATTCACTAAGTTACTTAGGCTATAACCACGGTACTCCAGCAAAGCCTTCATTTAGCCATTATCTACGTGGCCAAGGCACTACAAACATTGACACACTAAATGGGTGTTATGTTCGCGAGGAACTAAGAATTGGAAAACGGGTTGTACCTGCTGATTATGGGAACTTTGACGATAGATATATTCAGTTAAATACAAATACCAAAACTTCAGGATATATTTTATCTAAAACTGCAAACTACCTTGATGATCCTAGTTCACGTAATTTAGGATTATCCGGATTTTTAAGACCAAATGAAGATTTAAGTGGCCTTGGGGCATTAGCCATCCATGTAGCCCATCCTCAAGCACAAAGTGCTCAACATGCAAGAGGAATTTCTTTTTCTTATGGGGGATATTCGGGCTATTTTAGATTATCTACATATGCTTTTGATGAAAAAGGTAATTTCAGAGGAAGTAAGCGTATTTTAACTGAAGAAGATATTAACCCATTAACCAATATTCCAGTTGGAGTACCTTTACCATGGCCCCATGCTAATCCACCTGAAGGTTATTTCGAATGTAATGGTCAACATTTTGATAAATCTAAATATCCTAAGTTAGGAATAGCATATCCCTTTGGGATAATACCAGATCTACGTGGTGAATTTATTCGTGGGTTAGATAAAGGAAAAGGTGCAGACCCGAATAGGGAAATATTAACACATCAAGAGGGAACAATAATCTCAGGTTTTGATGATAATGATACAGGGGATGTTAGCTTTATCGGAAAGCCAGATTATGCATTTGGTGATCCAATGACAAGCGAACAATGGAAAAGTATTAAAGGTAAAAAATGGATATATCCTGGGAATAGTACAGTACAACTTTATGATTGGTGGGCATATGTATCGACTCGTCCCCGTAACATCGCATTTTTATATATAGTGAGAGCAGCATAA
- a CDS encoding phage tail protein, translated as MSNIQSQLNKVLSTVGKLTSSFKSFQQHQKKLVSSVDKIYNQFKKLNKTVEGLKPIVGYAQETARMRADLKAYNQTIKQSFSARQNSSKVTQVSAASQSANMVQITQNVRQENSSSKKNEFNLGVTGNMTNNFKLLDKLVININPQITILFGMLNKINGVLNLTAGFVKVTFQTLISHIQIFGNIGIKAFDTLRVSLNIFTLLGLQAFAELRASLSFFVQLGVRAFIALRTSLGIFMQLGLQAFAELRAGLNFFVQLGIRAFVALRTSLSIFVQLGLQAFAELRASLNFFVQLGIRAFVALRTSLGIFVQLGLQAFAELRASLNFFVQLGVRAFIALRTSLGIFVQLGIRAFVALKTSLGIFVQLGLQAFAELRASLNFFVQLGIRAFVALRTSLGIFVQLGLQAFAELRASLNFFVQLGIRAFVALRTSLGIFVQLGLQAFAELRASLNFFVQLGIRAFVALRTSLGIFVQLGLQAFAELRASLNFFVQLGVRAFIALRTSLSIFVQLGVRAFIALRTSLSIFVQLGVRAFVALRTSLSIFVQLGLQAFAELRASLNFFVQLGVRAFIALRTSLSIFVQLGVRAFVALKTSLSIFVQLGLQAFVELRASLNFFVQLGIRAFVALRTSLSIFVQLGLQAFAELRTSLNFFVQLGVRAFVALRASLNFFVQLGIRAFVELRASLNFFVQLGITAFVELKASLNIFAQFSIQIFVDLRVSLNKFAELGRQALDTLKSSLNTFAQLGIKALETLKSSLNRFAELGSQALQTLKSSLNAFVQLGVQALNKLTYPLDMFVQLGLKAFEELKASLNFFAQLGIQALDKLTAPLDIFAQLGTQALDKLKSTLDAFVQLGVQALNKLTAPLDIFAQLGTQALDKLKSTLDSFVQLGVQALNKLTSPLDIFAKLGMQALEELKASLNFFAQLGVQALDKLKSSLDIFTQIGVQGLEELRANLNRFAQVGIQAMENLRDGLKAFAQFGTEALEALRAAMDFFGKTGDKVFGSLNDGADLLSNKGNKDTFGKQRRGLGALGNIGQKVFGVLGNGINILASVGAKGLSFLSNAFSVLGKAMLFIGRAMMANPILAVIGVIAMAAIYIWQNWESLGPKFTALWDGVKNIFSGAWEGIKNLVSTAWEGIKSFFMNGGLIGIIYQNWDSIKQSASEAWEFVKATISGVWESVKQNTSEIWENVKKSISDKWDEIVADVQAIPEKLKTAGSEMIDSLLVGIQEKWENLKSKFSSITDWFKSWWSGDDKKEVAVKTSQEITKSDTAQQAAQITKHDSGGFIPAGKQGLVGEYGPEIINGPANVTSRKNTAKLAALGLAASTITLPVAAQDAPLHAQSLPAHAYEEVQVKRERSQPQQYGGAAPQYNIYVYGSQGQSAQDIARMVRQELEQRERMQQARMRSSLSDRGEDFL; from the coding sequence ATGAGTAATATACAGTCGCAGCTTAACAAGGTACTAAGTACTGTTGGTAAGCTGACCAGTTCCTTTAAATCGTTTCAACAGCATCAGAAAAAACTGGTAAGTTCAGTAGATAAAATTTATAACCAGTTTAAAAAACTCAATAAGACTGTTGAAGGATTAAAACCCATTGTAGGTTATGCGCAGGAAACTGCGCGTATGCGCGCCGATCTTAAGGCCTATAATCAAACAATTAAACAATCTTTCTCTGCGCGGCAAAATTCCTCAAAAGTGACGCAAGTAAGTGCCGCTAGCCAATCAGCTAATATGGTTCAAATAACCCAGAATGTCCGACAGGAAAATTCATCCAGTAAAAAAAATGAATTTAATCTTGGTGTGACGGGGAATATGACTAACAATTTTAAATTGTTAGATAAGCTAGTCATTAATATTAATCCTCAGATAACTATTTTATTTGGCATGCTGAATAAAATTAATGGAGTTTTGAATTTAACTGCTGGCTTTGTAAAAGTTACATTCCAAACATTAATTAGTCATATACAAATATTTGGCAATATCGGCATAAAAGCATTTGACACTTTAAGAGTCAGCTTAAATATATTTACTCTGCTAGGGCTTCAGGCATTTGCTGAATTAAGAGCCAGTCTGAGTTTTTTTGTACAACTGGGTGTTCGGGCGTTTATAGCGCTAAGAACAAGTTTGGGCATTTTTATGCAGTTGGGACTTCAGGCATTTGCTGAGTTAAGAGCGGGTCTGAACTTTTTTGTACAGTTGGGTATTCGTGCATTTGTAGCGCTAAGAACAAGTTTGAGCATTTTTGTACAGTTGGGACTTCAGGCATTTGCTGAGTTAAGAGCGAGTCTGAACTTTTTTGTACAGTTGGGTATTCGTGCATTTGTAGCGCTAAGAACAAGTTTGGGCATTTTTGTGCAGTTGGGACTTCAGGCATTTGCTGAGTTAAGAGCGAGTCTGAACTTTTTTGTACAGTTGGGTGTTCGGGCATTTATAGCGCTAAGAACAAGTTTGGGCATTTTTGTACAGTTGGGCATTCGTGCATTTGTAGCGCTAAAAACAAGTTTGGGCATTTTTGTGCAGTTGGGACTTCAGGCATTTGCTGAGTTAAGAGCGAGTCTGAACTTTTTTGTACAGTTGGGTATTCGTGCATTTGTAGCGCTAAGAACAAGTTTGGGCATTTTTGTGCAGTTGGGACTTCAGGCATTTGCTGAGTTAAGAGCGAGTCTGAACTTTTTTGTACAGTTGGGTATTCGTGCATTTGTAGCGCTAAGAACAAGTTTGGGCATTTTTGTGCAGTTGGGACTTCAGGCATTTGCTGAGTTAAGAGCGAGTCTGAACTTTTTTGTACAGTTGGGTATTCGTGCATTTGTAGCGCTAAGAACAAGTTTGGGCATTTTTGTGCAGTTGGGACTTCAGGCATTTGCTGAGTTAAGAGCGAGTCTGAACTTTTTTGTACAGTTGGGTGTTCGGGCATTTATAGCGCTAAGAACAAGTTTGAGCATTTTTGTACAGTTGGGTGTTCGGGCATTTATAGCGCTAAGAACAAGTTTGAGCATTTTTGTACAGTTGGGCGTTCGTGCATTTGTAGCGCTAAGAACAAGTTTGAGCATTTTTGTGCAGTTGGGACTTCAGGCATTTGCTGAGTTAAGAGCGAGTCTGAACTTTTTTGTACAGTTGGGTGTTCGGGCATTTATAGCGCTAAGAACAAGTTTGAGCATTTTTGTACAGTTGGGCGTTCGTGCATTTGTAGCGCTAAAAACAAGTTTGAGCATTTTTGTACAGTTGGGACTTCAGGCATTTGTTGAGTTAAGAGCGAGTCTGAACTTTTTTGTACAGTTGGGTATTCGTGCATTTGTAGCGCTAAGAACAAGTTTGAGCATTTTTGTGCAGTTGGGGCTTCAGGCATTTGCTGAATTAAGAACGAGTCTGAACTTTTTTGTACAGTTGGGTGTTCGTGCATTTGTAGCGCTAAGAGCGAGTCTGAACTTCTTTGTGCAGCTAGGCATTCGGGCGTTTGTAGAACTAAGAGCGAGTTTGAACTTTTTTGTACAACTGGGAATTACTGCTTTTGTTGAACTAAAAGCCAGTCTGAATATTTTTGCGCAGTTTAGCATTCAGATTTTTGTTGATCTCAGAGTTAGTCTGAATAAGTTTGCGGAATTAGGGCGTCAGGCTTTGGATACATTAAAGTCCAGTTTGAATACTTTTGCCCAGTTAGGCATTAAAGCTTTGGAAACGCTGAAATCCAGTCTGAATAGGTTTGCAGAATTGGGTAGCCAAGCACTGCAAACATTAAAGTCCAGCTTAAATGCTTTTGTGCAATTAGGGGTTCAGGCTCTGAATAAATTAACATATCCTTTGGATATGTTTGTCCAGTTGGGACTTAAAGCTTTTGAAGAATTAAAAGCCAGCCTGAATTTCTTTGCTCAGTTAGGTATTCAGGCGCTGGATAAATTAACGGCTCCACTGGATATATTTGCACAATTAGGAACTCAGGCGCTGGATAAATTAAAGTCCACACTGGATGCATTTGTGCAGTTGGGAGTTCAGGCCCTGAATAAATTAACGGCCCCACTGGATATATTTGCACAACTGGGAACTCAGGCGCTGGATAAATTAAAGTCCACACTGGATTCATTTGTGCAGTTGGGAGTTCAGGCTCTGAATAAATTAACATCTCCGCTGGATATATTCGCTAAATTGGGTATGCAGGCTCTGGAAGAATTAAAAGCCAGCCTCAATTTTTTTGCACAGCTGGGAGTTCAGGCACTGGATAAATTAAAATCCAGTCTGGATATATTTACCCAAATTGGGGTTCAGGGACTGGAAGAATTAAGAGCCAATCTGAATAGATTTGCGCAGGTTGGTATTCAGGCTATGGAGAATTTAAGAGATGGCTTGAAGGCATTCGCACAATTCGGAACCGAGGCTTTGGAAGCACTAAGAGCTGCCATGGATTTTTTTGGTAAAACCGGGGATAAGGTTTTTGGCTCTCTTAATGATGGTGCTGATTTGCTATCTAATAAAGGAAATAAAGATACTTTTGGCAAACAAAGAAGAGGATTAGGAGCATTAGGGAATATTGGCCAAAAAGTTTTTGGTGTTTTGGGTAATGGTATAAATATTCTGGCAAGTGTTGGTGCAAAAGGGCTGTCTTTTTTAAGTAATGCTTTCAGTGTATTAGGGAAAGCAATGTTGTTTATTGGCCGGGCTATGATGGCAAACCCAATTCTTGCTGTTATTGGTGTTATCGCAATGGCTGCTATTTATATTTGGCAGAATTGGGAATCATTAGGGCCAAAATTTACTGCTTTATGGGATGGTGTAAAAAATATCTTCAGTGGTGCTTGGGAAGGAATTAAAAACCTTGTCAGTACGGCATGGGAAGGTATTAAGAGTTTCTTCATGAATGGTGGATTAATCGGCATTATCTACCAAAACTGGGACAGTATTAAACAAAGTGCCTCAGAAGCCTGGGAATTTGTTAAAGCAACAATAAGTGGTGTTTGGGAATCTGTTAAACAGAATACATCTGAAATCTGGGAGAATGTTAAAAAATCAATTTCAGATAAATGGGATGAAATTGTTGCTGATGTTCAGGCTATTCCTGAAAAATTAAAGACGGCAGGGTCAGAAATGATCGATAGTTTGCTGGTTGGTATTCAGGAAAAATGGGAAAACCTGAAAAGTAAGTTTTCCTCAATTACGGACTGGTTTAAATCGTGGTGGTCTGGCGATGATAAAAAGGAAGTTGCCGTAAAAACATCACAGGAAATTACTAAGAGCGACACAGCGCAACAAGCGGCACAAATTACTAAACACGATTCAGGAGGATTTATTCCTGCCGGGAAGCAAGGCCTCGTGGGTGAATATGGTCCTGAAATTATCAACGGCCCTGCCAATGTAACCAGTAGGAAAAATACCGCGAAACTTGCTGCCTTGGGGCTTGCCGCTAGCACAATAACTTTGCCTGTTGCGGCGCAGGATGCACCTTTACATGCGCAGAGTCTGCCTGCTCATGCTTATGAGGAAGTTCAGGTGAAACGGGAGCGGAGCCAGCCACAGCAATATGGTGGCGCAGCACCGCAATATAACATCTATGTCTATGGCTCTCAGGGACAGTCCGCACAGGATATCGCCCGCATGGTCAGACAGGAACTGGAACAACGGGAACGTATGCAGCAGGCCCGTATGCGTAGCTCACTTTCTGACAGAGGAGAAGATTTCTTATGA
- a CDS encoding phage baseplate protein — protein MEDVTLSAADVKGEPRYNQTIDLTGLSTDRYYPVWWQFPSNGGANSWLTINRWYAEDREKDLFSKGEFHIAGLLLQIEGGDYLWGGDAHYLNIKRISQTYRKTVKNIRHGMMCIARPIDGKYPLYDNVKSGDTVKCRRFSGCYLRGGLTYHVTSNFPGIYYSREEGEVEVDRALEFRDNHDNFEIKWMVKSYAIDDPQLGEEYDDTVLPYAYDYAETINLAKSAVPKSVIVQETGNSAEQIMSQKAVTDALAKAVSIDLLYPVGIVLWFAQNKNPNNLFPGTTWKYIGENRTVRLAAANGSNVLSTGGNDTKQLTIKHIPKHSHYFSGNTNSTGGHNHNRGNMNITGYLPSVIAHGSDIFGGAFARNGQSKPGIEYTDRWANLTTFDASRTWTGNTSWNGEHAHNVSGNTSETGSGEGFDVINAYIMLMGWYRTT, from the coding sequence GTGGAAGATGTGACCCTGAGTGCAGCAGATGTAAAAGGGGAACCGCGTTATAACCAGACGATTGACCTGACTGGCCTAAGTACAGATCGGTATTATCCGGTATGGTGGCAATTTCCGTCTAATGGTGGGGCGAATTCGTGGCTAACCATTAATCGCTGGTATGCGGAAGACAGAGAAAAAGACCTATTTAGTAAAGGTGAATTTCATATTGCTGGATTATTATTGCAGATTGAAGGAGGTGATTATCTATGGGGAGGGGATGCTCACTATCTGAATATTAAACGGATTAGCCAAACCTACCGTAAAACGGTCAAAAATATTCGCCATGGCATGATGTGCATAGCAAGACCCATTGATGGTAAATATCCACTTTATGACAATGTTAAGTCTGGAGATACTGTTAAATGCAGAAGATTCAGTGGCTGTTATTTACGGGGCGGTTTAACTTACCATGTCACCAGTAATTTTCCAGGTATTTATTATTCCCGTGAAGAAGGTGAAGTTGAAGTCGATCGTGCCCTAGAATTCCGTGATAATCATGATAATTTTGAAATCAAATGGATGGTGAAATCTTATGCCATTGATGACCCACAGTTAGGGGAAGAATATGACGATACTGTTCTGCCTTATGCTTATGATTATGCTGAAACTATTAATTTGGCAAAAAGTGCCGTGCCAAAATCAGTGATAGTACAAGAGACTGGAAACTCAGCTGAACAAATAATGAGTCAAAAAGCAGTCACTGATGCGTTAGCCAAAGCAGTATCCATAGATTTACTATACCCTGTTGGAATTGTTTTATGGTTTGCACAAAATAAAAATCCCAACAATCTATTTCCCGGAACAACATGGAAGTATATTGGTGAAAATAGAACAGTTCGCTTGGCTGCTGCTAATGGATCAAATGTGTTATCAACAGGCGGTAATGATACTAAGCAGTTAACTATAAAACATATTCCAAAGCACAGTCACTATTTTAGTGGGAATACAAATAGTACTGGAGGACATAATCATAATCGTGGGAATATGAACATTACTGGCTATCTACCAAGTGTTATTGCTCATGGAAGTGATATTTTTGGCGGTGCTTTTGCTAGAAATGGCCAGAGTAAACCTGGTATAGAATATACAGATAGATGGGCAAACCTTACCACATTTGATGCATCCCGAACTTGGACTGGAAACACATCATGGAATGGAGAACATGCACATAATGTTAGTGGTAATACATCAGAAACCGGTAGTGGTGAAGGATTTGATGTTATTAATGCCTATATTATGTTAATGGGTTGGTACAGAACAACTTAG
- a CDS encoding phage tail protein encodes MMAALGLFVFMLKTTPYQSFQHKQSWRHAFNSRVGARPAWQFVGSDNDTITLSGELYPELTGGSLSLTALKLMADSGKAWSFIDGSGSIYGMFVIESIDETKTEFMSGGAPRKISFTLTLRRVDNNLFEMLGDLQDQLSDIKGKLPKSRSDLSDLKDQAMDKVKEVFS; translated from the coding sequence ATGATGGCTGCACTTGGTTTATTTGTTTTTATGTTGAAAACCACGCCATACCAAAGTTTTCAGCATAAACAAAGCTGGAGACATGCCTTTAATAGCCGTGTGGGAGCACGGCCTGCATGGCAATTTGTGGGTTCAGATAACGATACGATTACATTATCGGGAGAACTTTATCCTGAATTAACCGGCGGTTCGCTTTCACTGACTGCGTTGAAATTGATGGCAGATAGTGGCAAAGCCTGGTCTTTTATTGATGGTAGTGGCTCGATTTACGGCATGTTTGTCATCGAAAGTATTGATGAGACCAAAACGGAATTTATGTCAGGCGGGGCGCCCCGCAAAATTAGCTTTACGCTGACTTTACGGCGGGTGGACAACAACTTATTTGAAATGTTGGGTGATTTGCAGGATCAGCTATCTGATATCAAGGGTAAGCTGCCTAAATCACGGAGTGATCTTTCTGACCTTAAAGATCAGGCTATGGACAAAGTTAAGGAAGTATTCTCATGA